Proteins from one Nicotiana tabacum cultivar K326 chromosome 23, ASM71507v2, whole genome shotgun sequence genomic window:
- the LOC107790210 gene encoding CAX-interacting protein 4 has translation MPATAGRVRMPANNRVHSSAALQTHGIWQSAIGYDPYAPSKEDDKKSTQKASAADPENAYVSFQGLLALARITGSNADETRGACKRCGRVGHLTFQCRNFVSVKDGNKDKDPEAIEAAVLSGLEKIKGSKMKGKAENEESSEEEESESSDSDYDSEMERAIAEKYGKKVSRKLKSSRKYKKKDSDDDDESDSGKRKKRGRSKRRSGKKKGQSDSEDDDEDKDHRKRRKDKRRKRDGSSDEDEDHRRMRKSRKEKRRRRSHRHADSSDESSDDSPPRHKRRSRRTASASDSDASNSDDSRVGRDKKRSEKRIRKRHDDEE, from the coding sequence ATGCCGGCCACAGCAGGTAGGGTTCGCATGCCTGCGAACAATAGGGTTCACAGTAGTGCAGCCCTACAGACGCATGGCATCTGGCAGAGTGCTATTGGTTATGATCCATATGCTCCTAGCAAGGAGGACGACAAGAAATCTACCCAGAAGGCGTCAGCTGCAGACCCTGAAAATGCTTATGTGAGCTTTCAGGGTTTGCTTGCACTTGCCCGGATCACGGGATCCAATGCTGATGAAACTCGTGGGGCGTGCAAGAGGTGTGGGCGGGTAGGCCACCTCACTTTCCAGTGTAGGAATTTCGTGAGTGTTAAGGATGGTAACAAGGATAAGGATCCGGAGGCGATTGAGGCTGCCGTATTGTCTGGATTGGAGAAGATCAAGGGGTCTAAGATGAAGGGAAAAGCAGAAAATGAGGAGAGCAGTGAAGAAGAGGAGAGCGAGAGTTCTGATTCGGATTATGATTCCGAAATGGAGAGGGCAATTGCTGAGAAGTATGGGAAGAAGGTGAGTAGGAAGTTGAAGTCATCTAGGAAGTACAAGAAGAAAGActcggatgatgatgatgagtcAGACTCTGGAAAAAGGAAAAAGCGGGGCAGATCAAAGAGGAGGAGTGGGAAGAAGAAAGGACAGAGTGATTCggaggatgatgatgaagataAGGATCACAGGAAGAGGAGAAAGGATAAGAGGAGGAAACGGGATGGCTCATCAGACGAGGATGAAGATCATAGGAGGATGAGAAAAAGTAGGAAggagaagaggaggaggagaagtCATAGACATGCGGACAGTTCTGATGAATCAAGTGATGATTCTCCTCCACGGCACAAGCGTAGGAGCAGGAGGACAGCCTCAGCATCTGATTCTGATGCCAGCAACTCTGATGATTCACGAGTCGGCAGGGACAAAAAACGTTCTGAGAAGAGGATCAGGAAGCGTCATGATGATGAAGAGTAG